A window of the Pseudomonas sp. B21_DOA genome harbors these coding sequences:
- a CDS encoding DMT family transporter: MFVLSKQSALAATSTSLFVLLWSSGAIFSKWGLAHASPFAFLLIRFAIALCGLVLLAPLLRLRLPKGSKAMLFAIATGLVLLGAYQIFYLLALDCKVTPGVMATIMGVQPILTVVLMERQRSASRLFGLALGLAGLIMVVYQGIGLAGMSWAGMLFGLLALASMTLGSIMQKRITDNPLGTLPVQYLAGLLLCAIFVPFQPFHFEHSAGFIVPVLWMGLVVSVLATLLLYRLIARGNLVNVTSLFYLVPAVTAVMDYLIFGNRLAALSVLGMLLIIVGLVFVFRKTG, translated from the coding sequence ATGTTTGTCCTTTCGAAACAGTCCGCGCTCGCGGCGACGTCCACGAGCCTGTTCGTTCTGCTGTGGAGCAGCGGGGCGATTTTCTCCAAATGGGGGCTGGCCCATGCTTCGCCCTTTGCCTTTCTGCTGATTCGCTTCGCCATCGCCCTGTGCGGGCTGGTCTTGCTGGCGCCGCTGCTGAGATTGAGGCTCCCCAAGGGTAGCAAGGCGATGCTGTTTGCAATTGCCACGGGACTGGTGTTGCTCGGGGCCTATCAGATCTTTTATCTGCTGGCGCTCGATTGCAAAGTCACGCCGGGGGTGATGGCGACGATCATGGGCGTTCAACCGATCCTCACCGTGGTACTGATGGAGCGCCAGCGTTCGGCGAGCCGCCTGTTCGGCCTGGCGCTGGGCCTGGCCGGGCTGATCATGGTGGTCTATCAGGGTATCGGTCTGGCCGGGATGTCCTGGGCTGGGATGCTGTTCGGTTTGCTGGCGCTGGCGAGCATGACGCTCGGTTCGATCATGCAAAAACGCATCACCGACAACCCGCTCGGTACGCTGCCAGTGCAGTACTTGGCCGGCCTGTTGCTCTGCGCGATCTTCGTACCGTTCCAGCCGTTTCACTTCGAGCACAGCGCAGGCTTCATCGTCCCGGTGTTATGGATGGGCCTGGTGGTGTCGGTGCTGGCGACGCTGTTGCTGTATCGACTGATCGCGCGGGGCAATCTGGTGAACGTCACCAGCCTGTTCTATCTGGTGCCGGCGGTGACGGCGGTGATGGATTACCTGATTTTCGGCAATCGGCTGGCGGCGTTGAGCGTGTTGGGAATGCTGCTGATTATTGTTGGATTGGTATTTGTGTTCCGTAAAACCGGATAG
- a CDS encoding aspartyl/asparaginyl beta-hydroxylase domain-containing protein, whose amino-acid sequence MTVSFAAKAFVLLLFLGSTLYVHLRGKARLPVLRQFVNHSALFAPYNALMYLFSAVPSRPYLDRSKFPELDVLRDNWETIRDEAMHLFDEGYIRAAEKNNDAGFGSFFKKGWKRFYLKWYDKPLPSAEALCPKTVALVSAIPNVKGAMFALLPGGSHLNPHRDPFAGSLRYHLGLSTPNSDDCRIFVDGQVYAWRDGDDVMFDETYVHWVKNETDQTRVILFCDIERPLSNRLMTRINRFISGWLERATAPQNLDDERVGGINQAYAWSKNFSDRFSGVVKQWKRRHPKAYRVMRPVLAVLVLTLLGYWLFG is encoded by the coding sequence ATGACCGTTTCATTTGCCGCCAAGGCGTTTGTGCTGTTGCTGTTCCTGGGCAGCACGCTCTATGTGCATTTGCGCGGCAAGGCGCGTTTGCCGGTATTGCGCCAGTTCGTCAACCACTCGGCGCTGTTCGCCCCGTACAACGCTTTGATGTACCTGTTCTCCGCAGTGCCGTCCAGACCGTATCTGGATCGCAGCAAGTTTCCGGAACTGGATGTGCTGCGCGATAACTGGGAAACCATCCGCGACGAAGCCATGCATCTGTTTGACGAGGGCTATATTCGCGCCGCCGAAAAGAACAACGACGCCGGTTTTGGCTCGTTCTTCAAGAAGGGCTGGAAGCGCTTCTATCTGAAGTGGTACGACAAACCGCTGCCATCAGCCGAAGCCCTGTGCCCGAAAACCGTGGCACTGGTCAGCGCCATACCGAACGTCAAGGGCGCAATGTTCGCGCTGCTGCCGGGCGGCAGCCACCTCAACCCGCACCGCGACCCGTTCGCCGGCTCCCTGCGTTATCACCTCGGTCTGTCGACACCCAACTCTGACGATTGCCGGATCTTCGTCGACGGTCAGGTTTACGCCTGGCGCGACGGCGATGACGTGATGTTCGACGAGACTTACGTGCACTGGGTCAAGAATGAAACCGATCAGACTCGCGTCATTCTGTTCTGTGACATCGAACGCCCGCTGAGCAACCGCTTGATGACCCGGATCAACCGCTTCATCAGCGGCTGGCTGGAGCGCGCCACCGCGCCGCAGAACCTTGATGATGAGCGCGTCGGCGGGATCAACCAGGCCTATGCCTGGAGCAAGAACTTCAGCGACCGTTTCAGCGGCGTGGTCAAACAGTGGAAACGCCGCCATCCGAAGGCCTACAGGGTAATGCGCCCGGTGCTGGCGGTGCTGGTGCTGACATTGCTGGGGTATTGGTTGTTCGGTTAA